The following coding sequences are from one Bufo bufo chromosome 2, aBufBuf1.1, whole genome shotgun sequence window:
- the LOC120991982 gene encoding gastrula zinc finger protein XlCGF17.1-like, with the protein MQHSSRENPININVYPEVHITDLSYNPLYHEEPSDQSHIVAISSGQKGGERFQCGKESTKSSDLSTHRRIHTGENPYFCSECGKCFAEKSSLVRHKKRHRGEKPYSCSECGKCFTIKSHLVKHQRSHTGEKPYLCSECGKCFTIKSNLVKHERRHRGEKPYSCSECGKCFTQKSHLVRHERSHTGEKPYSCLECGKCFAQKSNLFKHQGVHTGEKSYSCLECGKCFAQKSNLFKHQGVHTGEKSYSCSECGKWFTQKSYLVRHERSHTGEKPYSCLECGRCFTDKANLVTHQRMHTGEKPYSCSECGKCFITKARLRFHQRSHTGEKPYFCSECGKCFTEKSSLVVHERIHTGQKPYSCSECGKCFITKPKLRNHQRSHTGEKPF; encoded by the coding sequence ATGCAGCACTCTTCAAGAGAAAACCCCATTAATATTAATGTATATCCAGAAGTTCACATTACAGATCTATCATATAACCCCCTTTATCATGAGGAACCTTCTGACCAGTCACACATTGTTGCCATAAGTAGCGGTCAGAAAGGAGGTGAAAGGTTTCAATGTGGTAAAGAGTCCACAAAAAGCTCAGATCTTTCTACACacagaagaattcacacaggggagaatccATACTtctgttctgaatgtgggaagtgctttgcagaaaaatcaagtcttgttagacACAAGAAACGTCATAGAggcgagaagccatattcatgttcagaatgtgggaaatgttttacaattaaatcacatcttgttaaacatcagagaagtcacacaggagagaagccatatttatgttcagaatgtgggaaatgttttacaattaaatcaaatcttgttaaacatgagagacgtCACaggggagagaagccatattcatgttcagaatgtgggaaatgttttacacaaaaatcacatcttgttagacatgagagaagtcacacaggagagaaaccgtattcatgtttggaatgtgggaaatgttttgcacaaaAATCTAATCTTTTTAAACACCAGggagttcacacaggggagaagtcaTATTCATGtttggaatgtgggaaatgttttgcacaaaAATCTAATCTTTTTAAACACCAGggagttcacacaggggagaagtcatattcatgttctgaatgtgggaaatggtttacacaaaaatcatatcttgttagacatgagagaagtcacacaggagagaaaccgtattcatgtttagaatgtgggagatgttttacagataaagcaaatcttgttacacatcagagaatgcacacaggggagaaaccatattcatgttcagaatgtgggaaatgttttattactAAAGCCAGACTTCGTTTTCATCAGAgaagccacacaggagagaagccatatttttgttcagaatgtggaaagtgctttacagagaaatcaagtcttgttgtacatgagagaattcacacaggacagaaaccgtattcatgttcagaatgtgggaaatgttttattaccAAACCCAAACTAAGAaatcatcagagaagtcacacaggagaaaagccattttGA